In a genomic window of Saccharothrix sp. HUAS TT1:
- a CDS encoding ATP-binding cassette domain-containing protein: MVRLDRVGKRYGRGPWVLRDVTLAVEPGEVVVLRGGNGSGKSTLLRIAAGVTAQSTGRVSRGASVGYAPERFPTGVKLSARDYLRHLAAVRGGPARWDLVEALGFVGDPAAPMATLSKGNAQKVALAQALHATDLLVLDEPWSGLDAAAGAVLGELVSSSPAAVVLTDHHGNDLPGAREIALGPARPGGVVIELDRVGEAFALISALEGVAEAREVGGGARVEVRAGFSDGVLAEALRLGCSVRSVRS; the protein is encoded by the coding sequence GTGGTGCGTCTTGATCGAGTCGGCAAGCGCTACGGCCGCGGCCCGTGGGTGCTGCGCGACGTCACGCTGGCCGTGGAACCGGGCGAGGTGGTCGTGCTGCGGGGCGGCAACGGCTCCGGCAAGTCCACCCTGCTGCGCATCGCGGCGGGGGTGACCGCGCAGTCCACCGGCCGGGTGAGCCGCGGCGCGTCCGTTGGCTACGCGCCGGAGCGGTTCCCGACCGGGGTGAAGCTGTCCGCGCGCGACTACCTGCGCCACCTCGCCGCCGTGCGCGGCGGGCCGGCGCGCTGGGACCTGGTCGAGGCGCTGGGGTTCGTCGGCGACCCGGCCGCCCCGATGGCCACCCTGTCCAAGGGCAACGCGCAGAAGGTCGCGCTGGCGCAGGCGCTGCACGCGACCGACCTGCTGGTGCTGGACGAGCCGTGGTCCGGGCTGGACGCCGCCGCGGGCGCGGTGCTCGGCGAGCTGGTGTCGTCGTCGCCGGCCGCCGTGGTGCTGACCGACCACCACGGCAACGACCTGCCCGGCGCGCGCGAGATCGCGCTCGGACCGGCGCGGCCCGGTGGCGTGGTGATCGAACTGGACCGGGTGGGGGAGGCGTTCGCGCTGATCAGCGCACTGGAAGGGGTGGCGGAGGCCCGCGAGGTCGGCGGCGGGGCGCGGGTCGAGGTGCGGGCCGGGTTCAGCGACGGCGTGCTGGCCGAGGCGCTGCGGCTGGGCTGCTCGGTGCGGAGCGTGCGGTCGTGA
- a CDS encoding flagellar basal body protein FliL: protein MTHPGGGGGEWPPQNNPYGQPQGGFPQQGPQQGGHPQQGGYPQQGGYPQQGAYPQTGPQPQQGYPQTGPQGFAQPQPGYQQPGYQQPGYQQDFGQQPFGYAGGEPPKKKRTGLVITAVVAVLALAAGTVATVWALRSSDDVAAGAESPSTAANNLLNALGSGDVLGIMNGLAPAEAKLSKDYTEATVSEAKRLEILKQDADPNKVSGVQIKSEGIKFDDAAAEKVNDRLTINKVVEGKITITSDVKQIPLTDKLVDALGSDLQKQGTETETLDFAKEKADRKGKPIGIATIKVGDEWYPSLFYTLANAALEEEDLKWPAKGIAPAGAGSANDAAKQLVEKALAGDVEGVIALLPPDEMGVLQDVGPVILDQIGRTPPTGAKLVELETDAKDVKGGSQLTIRKLVVEAEGEQVEISRDGDCYSASVKGQTQRLCADELTQLIEQQGGGDIPSAAVDVIGRVGAQVLKDGIGVVATEVDGKWYVSPFRTYSELFLTLMRGLEPKDIDELIKAIK from the coding sequence CAAGGTGGCTACCCGCAGCAGGGCGCCTACCCGCAGACCGGCCCCCAGCCGCAGCAGGGCTACCCGCAGACCGGTCCGCAGGGCTTCGCGCAGCCCCAGCCCGGTTACCAGCAGCCCGGTTACCAGCAGCCCGGCTACCAGCAGGACTTCGGCCAGCAGCCGTTCGGCTACGCGGGTGGCGAGCCGCCGAAGAAGAAGCGCACCGGCCTGGTCATCACCGCCGTCGTCGCGGTCCTGGCGCTGGCCGCGGGCACGGTCGCCACGGTGTGGGCGCTGCGCAGCTCCGACGACGTCGCGGCGGGCGCGGAGAGCCCGTCCACCGCGGCGAACAACCTGCTCAACGCGCTGGGCAGCGGTGACGTCCTGGGCATCATGAACGGCCTGGCGCCCGCCGAGGCCAAGCTCAGCAAGGACTACACCGAGGCCACCGTCAGCGAGGCCAAGCGGCTGGAGATCCTGAAGCAGGACGCCGACCCGAACAAGGTCAGCGGCGTGCAGATCAAGAGCGAGGGCATCAAGTTCGACGACGCCGCCGCGGAGAAGGTCAACGACCGCCTGACGATCAACAAGGTGGTCGAGGGCAAGATCACGATCACCTCGGACGTCAAGCAGATCCCGCTGACCGACAAGCTGGTCGACGCGCTCGGCTCGGACCTGCAGAAGCAGGGCACGGAGACCGAGACGCTGGACTTCGCCAAGGAGAAGGCCGACCGCAAGGGCAAGCCGATCGGCATCGCCACCATCAAGGTCGGCGACGAGTGGTACCCGAGCCTCTTCTACACCCTCGCGAACGCCGCGCTGGAGGAAGAGGACCTGAAGTGGCCCGCCAAGGGCATCGCCCCGGCCGGCGCGGGCTCGGCGAACGACGCCGCGAAGCAGCTCGTGGAGAAGGCGCTGGCCGGTGACGTCGAGGGCGTCATCGCGCTGCTGCCGCCGGACGAGATGGGCGTGCTGCAGGACGTCGGCCCGGTGATCCTGGACCAGATCGGCCGCACGCCGCCCACCGGCGCGAAGCTGGTCGAGCTGGAGACCGACGCCAAGGACGTCAAGGGCGGCTCGCAGCTCACCATCCGCAAGCTGGTGGTCGAGGCCGAGGGCGAGCAGGTCGAAATCAGCCGGGACGGCGACTGCTACAGCGCGTCGGTCAAGGGCCAGACCCAGCGGCTGTGCGCGGACGAGCTGACCCAGCTGATCGAGCAGCAGGGCGGCGGCGACATCCCGTCGGCGGCGGTCGACGTGATCGGCCGGGTCGGCGCGCAGGTGCTGAAGGACGGCATCGGCGTGGTCGCCACCGAGGTCGACGGCAAGTGGTACGTCAGCCCGTTCCGCACGTACAGCGAGCTGTTCCTGACGCTGATGCGCGGTCTGGAGCCGAAGGACATCGACGAGCTGATCAAGGCGATCAAGTAG